GGGTATGGAGCAGTCACCACCCATATGATTTTTGGGCTTCCTCCCATTTTAAAGTAGTGATGCGAAAGTAATTGAATTGCCTTTTGGCTCCTTAtcatactttatttattatcatattTATCTTCTCTGACAGGTGCACACGTGCTTTTAAGAACAGCCCGCATGACCCGGCCAATCACAGCTGCTTAAATGAAATTCTGGAGGGTGTCAGTCAGACCAATAAAACCACGTGCTGTTCTAGGACGAAGACTGTGTACATATTACCCTCTGTAATGGAATACTGTGTGAATGTTGGAGCAAAGGAATTTACAATGGAATGAGTGAAGAATAGCTTGGATGCATGTGAGTAACTTTTAAACATAACTGTGTAAGAAGAATGAATCTAGTGTTTTTAGTGTCGATTGTGGATCCGCCTCGAGAACAGCATGAACATGCCAGAACTTGGAGTGCATGGATAAGAATGAGGTTGGACGGTGGAGCAAAAGGAAATTAAGTTTATCTCCGCTTCGTTTCGGTCTCTATGTTGAGACCATGTAATCTTGTCCTTGCTAGTGAGCTCAGCCAGTGCCCGTTTTATTAGCCAGTGTTTCTGTAAGGGCTTATGAATGGGACGCTAGGAAACCGTTCCAAAATCTTTTTGCGAGCTTATCTGGTTTTCATGGGTGATGCACTCTTTTCAGAACAAACTGCTTTGCTTCTTTTCCAGCCCCTGAAGAGACAATAGACATGATATTCAGAGCCATGCATGCgttttatttagcttttttcCAGATCTCTTATCTGTgctattttgtttcttttattcatTGTAATCATTAGAGCTGTAGataatttttaatattgttcAATATACGTTCACATGTATCTTTTACAGGTTTAATTTGGTATCACAACATTATATTTTTGTGGAAAAGGTTGGATATAGTTAGATATAGAAGTAGTTTTTTGCATAACGTAATGCATATTATCTGGACAGATTTGAACAAAACGGTGCTGTGACCCAGTTTGTTTGAGATTCTGATTTTATATGCCTCTTCTCATCAATGCTCTGTCTTTTATCTGGGTTACTGGGTCTCTCCTTATGATAAAGCCtggttatttttaaattacacCCCCACCAGCTTTTGCTGCATATTGCATCGGCCATTGCAATTATTCTTTTAGCATGAAATACAGACTAGCCATAACCATTCATCCATAaccaaagtcatttttatgTATCCACTGCTTTATGAGTTAaggtttacatttttgcatttattttgcagCCGCTGTTTCCCAATGTGAATTACAAATATAGTTGTAAGATGAATACTACAGAAAACCGTTTCTCAATGTTTTTCATTAATGTTGTTTTGTAGTGTGACTGGAGTCCTGATCTCTTCTGCTGGGAGACATCGCTCGCACTGGAGGAAGGAACCTAATGCCTCAGAAATGTGAAACTATCAGCTACTTCAACCCCACCCCTTACCGGGAACCACGGTTACGAGCCTCCAGTCCGTCATCAGTCTGGAGGTAATTGCTACTTTCTGCACTAAATTCTATAGACTACTTTACAAGATGTAAACGCTGGTCCTGAAGCACTTTTTTTgattggttataaatgttctgttggttgtattttaaggttgttttaaaaactgaaactggaAGTACTTCTAGACaaagatattattattattattaataacaagatgcgccactgccgttacaatgaatggcaAGGAATGACAAACTCAATATTGCCACTCATGTGAAGGAAGTCCCaccttccagtaaaacgagccaatcatCAATCAGTAAAGACAGATAATTcactggggcggggctctcgtgaggcgcttgccagcctgtgggttggcgcagtagatgaggcgacctcgaaaaatgtgttttttagtgcaatttaagcttagcaaaccaaagttatgatacagttcatgtcatgtttcattATTGATTGGaaaaatgctgtttaattgtgatttttgccagcaattttagaaatataggccttcccccattcaagtagataggactgtggacttgctatgacgttAATAACTGCAAAGaggtgttgcaaacatggcaGCCGAGTGGCAAGACATCCGTAAACTGACTTTGTTCTAGACCAACGTTGGACCAGCGTATTTAcgtcttccgaagtggtctacaTTTAGAGGATATTTTCATGGTGATTTCGTAAAAGTCTCCGTTTTAGTTAGATCCATATTGGGTTGTCACACTAAATTTCCTAAAAAACAGACTCATGTTTCATCTGTTCTATGGATGTAGACCTTTTTCTTTGGCTTGAGTTAGAGaggcaacaacaacaaatcatCTTGTTACAACAGGTTTTTGAAATAAGACCCTCTAAAGGATTTAATGGAAATGCAGTGCACCCACTTGCATTGGAGCCATGTGCTAGCTATTAACACCTACACTTTGAGCCATGGTGCTCAGACAAGTAACGTAGGTTATGGTTCAGTTTGTGTAATATCCGGAATCCTAATTTCATCTCGTGTCCTtactttattttagtttatatgACTTTGCGGGTGAAGATTACTTCATGCTTTTTATCAGGGCCTTATGCCATGGGCATCTTGTTTAAGATGGTGGGTGGATGGGTGGATAAGAGAATAAgccattttgtatgttttagtagGGTTGTGTTGCCATCTTGTCTATAATTACTCCTCCTTTGTTGTGCATGTCTCTAAGCTATGACTACATGAGCTATAGGTTACGGCAACGTGGAGACGTGTGGAGACTTGGATGCTCAGTCACTGCTTTACGAGGAACACAGAGTTACGAAATAATTGGAGCAAAGTAGACTTCATAGTCGTGACATCACCCTAATTTTTTTTCCTGTGAGTTGGACAGTTTCTCTTATAGATGAAATCATGAGCGTTTACAAGGGGAGCAAAAAATCTCCTGTTAACCGAGGCATTGTGCTGATTTCCGTATAAGCTCACCTCATGTTTTGACATTTACCCCCTTCCTTGTTTTGCTTTTTACTTGTGggtatttgtgttctttttacacaatgatgttgtttttttgccttTAAACTATCATTGACTCACGTGCTCTGGCACACGGTCTTAAGGAAAGTTTGAGTTGTGGGTGCGTTGAGGGCGAAGGCTGGGAGGGGGCTGTGTTTTTTTGCCAGGTTGTGTAATGGGTAAAAATCAGTATTTGAGCACCAGATACGAGCTGGCGTGTCTCCAGGGTAATCATACTCGAGTCCAGAAATGTGTTCTACGAACTGGGAGGTTCTTTAGATATTGTGCAGCAATTTGCTTTTGATTTAAGTTCTTTGATTTagattcttttgtttttcttctattCAGTCAATATACAAATTTGTGTCTGGTCAAATTGGATGCGTAATTTatgttttgtgaataaaaaatacagagaagaAAAGCAAGCACCATTGGCTCCAAATCTGTTGGCATCTGTTTTCAATGCTGACATTTTCAAACGCATTACAGtactttttcttcttttctatGTCAGCTAGATGCCCAACTGTTGAATTTAAAAGCCCCTCattcaaaagaatgtttgagaTTTGTTGACACAGAACCTTGGCAAGAACAGGAAGTTCAAGGCCAGGTTGTGCCAGGAAATGTGAGTGCGCCCTGTATTCAAAGCTACAGTTAACTTGCCTTTTATGTGGCGCCACATTTTATCCAAGACGTTAGTTCAACCAAATAATTCTGAATCTTACAGATTGGACTCTCCCACTGTTTGACACAAAAGAACGTTGACACCACAAAAGAGGTGCTGGGCTATGCAAGTTTTCCAAGGACACACCAAATGGTATTCGCACTGCTCAATGGACATGCCACTTTCCATGTTTGCCATCCAATAAATGGATGCAGCCCACATACCCTGCCTCCTTTTTGAGCAAGCCAGATTGCCTCCTACTCATGGCTCCGCTCCGAAATAACAGTGCACACTCTGAATGCCAACCCAAGTTAAGTCACGTGAGAATCCCCGTACCCCTTTATCAGGTCTGAGTCTGCCATTGAAGAATGCCTTATATGCACTTGTGTCTGTGAGCGTTCATGCCTGCTGCTGTTTGTGGTGATGCAGGGTTGTTTGTGGGACAGCTGGGTCAGTGTCAGCTGAGTGCTTGTGTACGTTCCCAGCTGTGTCTGGACCTGGGTGACTCTGCTCCCATTATGTCAGCCTAAGGGCAGGAGGGAACAGCTACCCCTTGTGCTAACTATGAAACGTTTTCTGCCTGAGAAGCTTTTTGCCATTCTGCACACTATCTAGCAAACTAGGTCCCATATGAATTCTGAAGAATCACTAATAGTTGTCGCTAGTAAATTTTTGTTCCAGATACATTTCTACATTCTTTTTAGGTCAACATTTGAAGTTTGTTGCAACTGATATGCAAATGAATGAAAAGGTTTTTTGAAATGGAATTGTTGTGCTATTGTCCTCAAGGTCACATTTTGACTCATCTTCAGTGACTAAAAAATTCTAACGTTAATGTTACCTTTGTGACTGTTGGTGAGTTATGTGGCACACCTTGGACTCATTaagttctttttttgtgtgtgttttgctcaGGTTTGCCACCATGCACCTTAAGCCATACCCCAAACCACAAGATAAAGAGATACATCGGGAGTCTGTGCACGATGCAACACGAGGCCTCCATGCTGACCAGCAGGGAGTGCTTAGGAAAGAGTGGGGCGTTCGTCAGGCCTGCAGCTTCATGAGCTCGCCTGGCAACGGCACAGCCAACCGGTGCCCCCTCAGCATCATCTCCACCAATACCCTCCGATGTAGCACCAACAGTGGGAGCAACACACCAACTAGAGTAAGCGGGACCCGCAAGACCAAAGCACCCCCTGTCACAACATTTACCAGCTCTTTAGTTCTGCTCTCATCTTCGAATGGTTTGGAGAATGAAGACTCGCTTAGTATCTACCAGGGAGAGGATGCAGAGGGATTTTTGGACATATGGGCTGTCATTAAACCcggaaacacaaaagaaaaagttgCCCTTTTCGCAGCACAGAAGTGTGGCAGTCCTTGTGGTGGTGGTGGTATTGACAACACATCTGAACAAGAAGCCATTGCCCCAGAGCTGCAGACTGtttctttgaaaaacaaaagcTGCTGGGAGGTTGACTGGTGTGTGGCCAAGCGCAGGAGACGGTCTGGAAACCCAGAGAAGCCTAAAAGTGTGGAATCTGCAGCCCCAAAATCTGATACGCAAAGAATATCTCAAAGTGAGGTCCCCAGCGAGAACATCAATCCTTGCCAAGTAATGTCAGAGGAAGAAGAGGCTGAAAAGACCATCTCTGTTGTGGAGATGGTGGCATACCTGGAACAAAGAGCAAACGACCAGCAGTTGAGCTCCAAACCCCCATCCTTACGCAGCACCAGCACCATTACTCTATCAAAAGCCATCCAGCAGTCCAAGGACTTGGAACAACCAGAGATCCAAGAAGAGGAAGGAGAATCTGTGCGGGTTCTGGATATGGTGGCCAAGATGGAGTCTCAGTGCCTGAGCAGACAAGGCATCAGAGAAGGTGGAGATCTCTCTCGAAACAACAGCTTGAGGAGAAAGGTGGGTCGTGTGCTTCTGGCGGGGTCAGAACCGTTTTCACTGCCTTCACATTCAGTATCATTTACTGCTCCTCAGGACAGGACAGTTCACAGTAAACCACAAGAACTGGGTAGTGTTTCGGACAAACTAACTTTCCCATCCCTCGAGTTGGCAACAACCGAGGGCTCGCAGTGTAGTCTTGCCACCACCACCCTGCATCATGAAGATGGTTCCTGTATGGCAGGACAGCAGTGTAGCCCAGATGTCGAGATTGTCGAGTCCGCACCAAGGCATGCCAGCTTATGTGGCAGTGAAGAACCACACCCGGGCATGTTGTTTTTTGCACAACCTCTAAAAGACCAACATAAGTCCTCCTCACCAGAGAACACACCTCAAAACAAAGAACTTAATGATGGTAAGCCTTCTGTGGAGACTTCATTGTCATTCAGAGAGGACAGCAGAGATGGACATGATGCTGAACAAAACCATCACAATGTTGAGACGGAAACAACAAGAGTGGTTAGCCGGGAGTCTGTGCCTTTTCCTTTACGCCGCCTAGTGTCTCACGAATTCCTTGTAACTCGCTTCAAGATCCAGCTGCTTTTGGAGCCCCAGCAGTACATGCTTTTCCTACCCCACCACATCATCGTAAAGATCTTCTGCTTGCTGCCTACTGAAAGCCTGGCCGCCCTCAAATGCACATGCCATTACTTCAAATTCATCATTGAGAGTTACGGCGTACGGCCCGCGGACTCTCGTTGGGTGAGCGATCCCCGCTACAAAGATGATCCCTGCAAGCAGTGCAAGAAGCGCTACGATCGAGGTGACGTTTCGCTATGCCGCTGGCATCACAAGCCCTACTGCCAGGCACTTCCCTACGGCCCGGGTTATTGGATGTGCTGCCGGGGCGCTCACAAAGACACGCCTGGTTGCAACGTGGGACTCCACGATAACCGCTGGGTTCCTGTCTTTCATAGCATCAACATGCCGATTTACAAGAAAAGCAGGGACACGGGGGAGGACTCGTAATGTGCCAGAGGGGCAAATGCTTTTTATTTCTGAGGCCTGTGTGTTATTAGTGTGAATGagctgtgtgtttctgtgccTGTGTGTTGCCAATGAGCATGtgtgcttttttgttgttgtatagTGCTTAAAACCAGGTTGCTAAAAAGAAATTGCTGGATCTCTGTACTTCTCCGCCAAACGATCACCCACTCCCCTAATGGATACCTTCCTCAGGTCCTTAACGTTTGTCTGCACTTTAACCCTTAAAGACTGAATTTTGCAGAGTTCTATCTGGGTACCGCTTGATGATATTATTTTGAATAAGCATTAACGACTAACTTATTTTCTGGTAAAATCTGAAGAACTTTTCAGTTCTTTATAATGCACCTCTGCTTTACTTTCTTGCACTGATGTAAACTTAACCTACAAAATAAACCTTAATGAGCATTACAGTTATTTACTTGCATACCTAATTCATTGGTGATGGGGAATCTTGTAGCGAGAATGCAATGAGTTGGAATAGTTGCTTCTGTTCCCCATCTCCCAAAACCATCTCATTACTGCTAACAAGTCCTGGGATGTTGTTGGGGAGC
This genomic window from Triplophysa rosa linkage group LG10, Trosa_1v2, whole genome shotgun sequence contains:
- the fbxo34 gene encoding F-box only protein 34, which encodes MPQKCETISYFNPTPYREPRLRASSPSSVWRFATMHLKPYPKPQDKEIHRESVHDATRGLHADQQGVLRKEWGVRQACSFMSSPGNGTANRCPLSIISTNTLRCSTNSGSNTPTRVSGTRKTKAPPVTTFTSSLVLLSSSNGLENEDSLSIYQGEDAEGFLDIWAVIKPGNTKEKVALFAAQKCGSPCGGGGIDNTSEQEAIAPELQTVSLKNKSCWEVDWCVAKRRRRSGNPEKPKSVESAAPKSDTQRISQSEVPSENINPCQVMSEEEEAEKTISVVEMVAYLEQRANDQQLSSKPPSLRSTSTITLSKAIQQSKDLEQPEIQEEEGESVRVLDMVAKMESQCLSRQGIREGGDLSRNNSLRRKVGRVLLAGSEPFSLPSHSVSFTAPQDRTVHSKPQELGSVSDKLTFPSLELATTEGSQCSLATTTLHHEDGSCMAGQQCSPDVEIVESAPRHASLCGSEEPHPGMLFFAQPLKDQHKSSSPENTPQNKELNDGKPSVETSLSFREDSRDGHDAEQNHHNVETETTRVVSRESVPFPLRRLVSHEFLVTRFKIQLLLEPQQYMLFLPHHIIVKIFCLLPTESLAALKCTCHYFKFIIESYGVRPADSRWVSDPRYKDDPCKQCKKRYDRGDVSLCRWHHKPYCQALPYGPGYWMCCRGAHKDTPGCNVGLHDNRWVPVFHSINMPIYKKSRDTGEDS